One Micromonospora sp. FIMYZ51 genomic window carries:
- a CDS encoding ferritin-like domain-containing protein yields the protein MRTAPTEAGEALAGALTAEYAAIWAYGPIGVRLSGADRKAAVAAEAAHRSRRDALVVQLSTGGGSVPPDRAGYALPFPVTDRASALRLAVQVEERAAAFWRAVLPTSTGAERDRALAALVEYAVRATRWRRSAGIAPLTVAFPGRPG from the coding sequence GTGAGGACCGCACCGACCGAAGCCGGCGAGGCGCTCGCCGGGGCGCTGACCGCCGAGTACGCCGCCATCTGGGCCTACGGCCCGATCGGGGTACGCCTCTCCGGCGCCGACCGTAAGGCCGCGGTCGCGGCGGAGGCGGCGCACCGGAGCCGGCGGGACGCCCTGGTGGTGCAGTTGAGCACAGGTGGTGGCAGCGTCCCGCCGGACCGGGCCGGTTACGCGCTGCCCTTCCCGGTGACCGACCGGGCCAGTGCGCTGCGGCTCGCCGTGCAGGTGGAGGAGCGCGCGGCGGCGTTCTGGCGGGCGGTGCTGCCGACCAGCACCGGCGCCGAGCGCGACCGGGCCCTGGCCGCTCTGGTCGAGTACGCGGTGCGGGCCACCCGCTGGCGGCGCAGCGCCGGGATCGCCCCGCTCACCGTGGCCTTTCCCGGCCGTCCGGGGTAG
- a CDS encoding PadR family transcriptional regulator, whose product MSIRYGLLALLERGQMYGYQLRAAFEESTGSTWPLNIGQVYTTLSRLERDGLVRSLPESEAGQRPYEITDAGRADLALWFATPISRTDRPRDELAIKLALALTTPGVDVRAVVQNQRTATMRALQELTRLKYASDRPEDLPWRLVLDAMMFQAEAEVRWLDHCETSLVRHRPPAPGPSLSSETVGHGGEEDRRKNAVNGTAGEEARR is encoded by the coding sequence ATGTCCATCCGTTACGGCCTGCTCGCCCTGCTCGAACGCGGGCAGATGTACGGCTACCAGTTGCGAGCCGCGTTCGAGGAGTCGACCGGCTCGACCTGGCCGCTGAACATCGGGCAGGTCTACACCACGCTGTCCCGGCTGGAGCGGGACGGGTTGGTGCGCTCGCTGCCGGAGAGCGAGGCCGGACAGCGGCCGTACGAGATCACCGACGCCGGGCGTGCGGACCTGGCGCTCTGGTTCGCCACCCCGATCAGCCGGACCGACCGGCCCCGCGACGAGTTGGCGATCAAGCTGGCGTTGGCGCTGACCACACCCGGCGTCGACGTCCGTGCGGTGGTGCAGAATCAACGCACCGCCACCATGCGGGCGTTGCAGGAGTTGACCCGGTTGAAGTACGCCAGCGACCGTCCCGAGGATCTGCCCTGGCGGTTGGTACTGGACGCGATGATGTTCCAGGCGGAGGCCGAGGTGCGCTGGCTCGACCACTGCGAGACCAGCCTGGTACGCCACCGCCCCCCGGCCCCCGGCCCGTCGCTCAGCTCTGAGACGGTGGGCCATGGTGGCGAGGAGGACCGGCGGAAAAATGCGGTCAACGGAACGGCAGGTGAGGAGGCCCGACGGTGA
- a CDS encoding ABC transporter ATP-binding protein, translating into MLDLRDVHRTHGSGPAAVHALRGVSLAVRPGELVAVMGPSGSGKSTLLTLAGGLDSPTAGEVYVEGQPLHSLDRNELARLRRRRIGYIFQQLNLIGGLTAEENVALPLELDGAGVRRARRLARDALTEVGLAELGDRFPDQLSGGQQQRVAIARALVGERRLVLADEPTGALDSQTGEAVLRLLRRRVDAGAAGVLVTHEARHAGWADRVVFLRDGRAVDSTAPLAGVEALLAGSDR; encoded by the coding sequence GTGCTCGACCTGCGTGACGTGCATCGCACCCATGGCAGCGGTCCGGCCGCAGTGCACGCCCTGCGCGGGGTCAGCCTGGCCGTGCGCCCCGGCGAACTGGTCGCCGTGATGGGGCCCTCCGGCTCCGGCAAGTCGACCCTGCTCACCCTGGCCGGCGGGCTGGACAGCCCGACCGCCGGTGAGGTGTACGTCGAGGGGCAGCCGCTGCACTCGCTGGACCGCAACGAGCTGGCCCGGTTGCGCCGCCGCCGGATCGGCTACATCTTCCAGCAGCTCAACCTCATCGGCGGGCTCACCGCCGAGGAGAACGTCGCGCTTCCGCTCGAACTCGACGGCGCGGGGGTACGCCGGGCCCGCCGGCTCGCCCGGGACGCCCTGACCGAGGTGGGCCTGGCGGAGCTGGGTGACCGCTTCCCGGACCAGCTCTCCGGCGGCCAACAGCAGCGGGTCGCGATCGCCCGAGCGCTTGTCGGCGAGCGGCGCCTGGTGCTGGCCGACGAGCCGACCGGTGCGTTGGACTCGCAGACCGGCGAGGCGGTGCTGCGCCTGCTGCGCCGTCGGGTCGACGCGGGAGCCGCCGGGGTGCTGGTCACCCATGAGGCGCGCCACGCCGGCTGGGCGGACCGGGTGGTGTTCCTGCGCGACGGCAGGGCCGTCGACTCGACCGCCCCGCTGGCCGGCGTCGAGGCGCTGCTCGCCGGCAGCGACCGGTGA
- the infB gene encoding translation initiation factor IF-2, whose product MAGKARVHELAKELGVESKTVLAKLKEMGEFVKSASSTVEAPVARRLRSAFVASGGSGAPSAAPSAAPAPSAVSTPPPTPGEPRVTAKPTPPRRPAVPGPKPKAPVPGPPPSAAPVAKPASAHDIEVAAAEARAAALKAEQEAAVKAAQAARQQQRENVRREPPAEGGARPGPRPGPGTMPPRPGSPAAGRSGGPNPGPGGRQGRPPARGAGNNPFGIQGSQQQRPPAAGAGGPRPSPASMPPRPSPASMPPRPSPASMPSQRPGRPGGPGAGRPGGGAGRPGGGGGGGGYRGGPGGGGGGGGYRGGPGGGGGGGGYRGGPGGGGGGGGFRPGAPAGGGGRPGGGGRGRGGGAAGAFGRPGGKPTRGRKSKKQRRQEFDNLSAPTMSSGAPRGQGQTVRLSRGASLSDFADKINANPGSLVQEMFNLGEMVTATQSCSDDTLLLLGEHLGFNVQIVSPEDEDRELLAQFNIDLDAEVAEDRLVSRAPVVTVMGHVDHGKTKLLDAIRKANVVAGEAGGITQHIGAYQVHVPHEGEDRAVTFIDTPGHEAFTAMRARGAQVTDIVILVVAADDGVMPQTIEALNHAKAAEVPIVVAVNKVDKPEANPDKVRQQLTEYGLVAEEYGGDTMFVNVAAKPGIGIEDLLEAVLLTADASLELTAPIDGPAQGVAIEAHLDKGRGAVATVLVQKGTLRAGDSIVAGGAHGRVRAMLDENGNQVTEAGPARPVMVLGLTAVPGAGDTFLAAADDRTVRQIAEQRQARRRAAAFANSRGRATLETLMEQLKEGEKTSLNLILKGDVSGSVEALEDALFNLDIPEEVQLKVLDRGVGAITESNVMLASASSEPVTIIGFNVRASNKVREMADREGVEIRYYTVIYQAIEEIEAALKGLLKPEYEEVELGSAEVREVFRSSKIGNISGCIVRSGIIRRNAKARLLRDGTVVADNLTISSLKRFKDDATEVREGFECGLTLGGYNNVQVGDIIETFEMREKVRA is encoded by the coding sequence GTGGCAGGCAAGGCCCGCGTACACGAGCTTGCGAAAGAGCTCGGGGTCGAAAGCAAGACCGTTCTCGCCAAGCTGAAGGAAATGGGCGAGTTCGTGAAGTCCGCGTCGAGCACCGTCGAGGCGCCGGTCGCCCGGCGGCTGCGCAGCGCGTTCGTCGCCTCCGGCGGCTCGGGTGCACCGTCGGCTGCGCCGTCGGCCGCGCCGGCTCCGTCGGCAGTGTCGACCCCACCGCCGACCCCGGGCGAGCCCCGGGTCACCGCCAAGCCGACGCCGCCCCGGCGTCCGGCGGTGCCCGGACCGAAACCAAAGGCCCCGGTGCCCGGTCCGCCGCCCTCGGCGGCCCCGGTCGCCAAGCCGGCGAGTGCCCACGACATCGAGGTGGCCGCCGCCGAGGCGCGTGCCGCCGCGCTGAAGGCTGAGCAGGAGGCCGCGGTCAAGGCCGCCCAGGCCGCCCGCCAGCAGCAGCGCGAGAACGTCCGCCGGGAGCCGCCGGCCGAGGGTGGTGCCCGTCCGGGTCCCCGCCCGGGGCCCGGCACCATGCCGCCCCGCCCGGGTTCCCCGGCCGCGGGTCGGTCCGGCGGACCCAACCCCGGTCCGGGTGGCCGGCAGGGCCGTCCGCCGGCGCGGGGCGCCGGTAACAACCCGTTCGGCATCCAGGGCAGCCAGCAGCAGCGACCGCCGGCCGCCGGTGCCGGCGGTCCCCGACCGAGCCCGGCCTCGATGCCGCCTCGGCCCAGTCCCGCCTCGATGCCGCCGCGGCCGAGCCCGGCTTCGATGCCGAGCCAGCGGCCCGGCCGCCCCGGTGGTCCGGGTGCCGGTCGTCCCGGTGGCGGCGCCGGTCGTCCCGGTGGCGGTGGCGGTGGCGGCGGTTACCGTGGCGGCCCCGGTGGTGGCGGCGGTGGCGGTGGCTACCGTGGCGGCCCCGGTGGTGGCGGCGGTGGCGGTGGCTACCGTGGCGGCCCCGGTGGCGGCGGCGGTGGCGGCGGTTTCCGTCCGGGTGCGCCGGCCGGTGGCGGTGGGCGTCCGGGTGGCGGCGGCCGTGGCCGTGGCGGCGGTGCCGCCGGTGCCTTCGGGCGTCCGGGTGGCAAGCCGACCCGTGGTCGCAAGTCCAAGAAGCAGCGCAGACAGGAGTTCGACAACCTGTCGGCCCCGACCATGAGCTCGGGTGCCCCCCGGGGTCAGGGGCAGACGGTCCGGCTCTCCCGGGGCGCCTCGCTGTCGGACTTCGCCGACAAGATCAACGCCAACCCGGGTTCGCTGGTCCAGGAGATGTTCAACCTGGGCGAGATGGTCACCGCGACCCAGTCCTGCTCCGACGACACCCTGCTGCTGCTGGGTGAGCACCTTGGCTTCAACGTGCAGATCGTCAGCCCGGAGGACGAGGACCGCGAGCTGCTCGCGCAGTTCAACATCGACCTCGACGCCGAGGTGGCCGAGGACCGCCTGGTCAGCCGGGCACCGGTGGTGACCGTGATGGGTCACGTCGACCACGGTAAGACCAAGCTGCTCGACGCGATCCGCAAGGCGAACGTCGTGGCCGGCGAGGCCGGCGGCATCACCCAGCACATCGGTGCCTACCAGGTCCACGTCCCGCACGAGGGCGAGGACCGGGCGGTGACCTTCATCGACACCCCGGGTCACGAGGCGTTCACCGCCATGCGTGCCCGTGGTGCCCAGGTCACCGACATCGTGATCCTGGTGGTGGCGGCCGACGACGGCGTGATGCCGCAGACCATCGAGGCGCTCAACCACGCCAAGGCGGCGGAAGTGCCGATCGTGGTGGCGGTCAACAAGGTCGACAAGCCGGAGGCCAACCCGGACAAGGTCCGCCAGCAGCTGACCGAGTACGGCCTGGTCGCCGAGGAGTACGGCGGCGACACCATGTTCGTCAACGTGGCCGCGAAGCCCGGCATCGGCATCGAGGATCTCCTCGAAGCGGTGCTGCTCACCGCCGACGCGTCGCTGGAGCTGACCGCTCCGATCGACGGGCCGGCGCAGGGTGTGGCCATCGAGGCGCACCTGGACAAGGGCCGTGGTGCGGTGGCGACCGTGCTGGTGCAGAAGGGCACCCTGCGGGCGGGCGACTCGATCGTCGCCGGTGGGGCGCACGGCCGGGTCCGGGCGATGCTCGACGAGAACGGCAACCAGGTCACCGAGGCCGGTCCGGCGCGTCCGGTCATGGTTCTCGGTCTGACCGCGGTGCCGGGTGCGGGTGACACCTTCCTGGCTGCGGCGGACGACCGCACGGTGCGGCAGATCGCCGAGCAGCGCCAGGCGCGGCGGCGGGCGGCGGCATTCGCCAACTCCCGTGGCCGGGCCACCCTTGAGACGCTCATGGAGCAGCTCAAGGAGGGCGAGAAGACGTCGCTCAACCTCATCCTCAAGGGCGATGTCTCCGGTTCGGTGGAGGCCCTGGAGGACGCGCTGTTCAACCTCGACATTCCCGAGGAGGTCCAGCTCAAGGTCCTCGACCGGGGCGTGGGCGCGATCACCGAGAGCAACGTCATGCTCGCCAGCGCCTCGTCCGAGCCGGTCACGATCATCGGCTTCAACGTGCGGGCCTCGAACAAGGTCCGCGAGATGGCCGACCGCGAGGGCGTGGAGATCCGGTACTACACGGTCATCTACCAGGCCATCGAGGAGATCGAGGCGGCGCTCAAGGGCCTGCTCAAGCCGGAGTACGAAGAGGTCGAGCTGGGCAGCGCGGAGGTCCGCGAGGTCTTCCGTTCGTCCAAGATCGGCAACATCTCCGGTTGCATCGTCCGGTCGGGCATCATCCGGCGCAACGCGAAGGCGCGCCTGCTGCGCGACGGCACGGTCGTGGCGGACAACCTCACGATCAGCTCGCTCAAGCGGTTCAAGGACGACGCGACGGAGGTCCGGGAGGGCTTCGAGTGTGGTCTGACCCTGGGTGGTTACAACAACGTCCAGGTCGGCGACATCATCGAGACCTTCGAGATGCGGGAGAAGGTTCGCGCCTGA
- the rimP gene encoding ribosome maturation factor RimP: MTQRGRVTRTTGRSRGGPAPRGQVSGGQAPRGELNARRERLRAVITPVVDGAGYDLEDFSVSRAGRRHVVRVIVDADGGINLDAVAEVSRAVSAALDAAEASGGDIVAGEYQLEVSSPGVDRPLTLPRHWRRNVGRLVRVTVRGAGAPAGGQDARPAGDRQVTGRVVAADDERVVLETDAERTELSYADLGPGRVQVEFSRLDELPDSEDVDDDDDVEDEER; encoded by the coding sequence ATGACGCAGCGTGGCCGTGTCACCAGAACGACGGGGCGATCCCGCGGCGGCCCGGCTCCGCGAGGTCAGGTTTCCGGTGGCCAGGCGCCGCGCGGTGAGCTCAACGCCCGTCGCGAGCGGCTGCGCGCGGTGATCACCCCGGTGGTGGACGGCGCCGGTTACGACCTGGAGGACTTCTCCGTGTCCCGTGCCGGTCGCCGGCACGTGGTACGCGTGATCGTCGATGCCGACGGCGGGATCAACCTGGACGCGGTGGCCGAGGTCTCGCGGGCGGTGTCGGCGGCGCTGGACGCCGCCGAGGCCAGCGGCGGCGACATCGTCGCGGGGGAGTACCAGTTGGAGGTCAGCTCCCCGGGGGTGGACCGGCCGCTGACCCTGCCCCGACACTGGCGCCGCAACGTCGGCCGACTGGTCCGGGTGACGGTTCGTGGTGCGGGCGCACCGGCCGGGGGACAGGATGCGCGACCGGCGGGCGACCGGCAGGTCACCGGGCGGGTGGTCGCCGCCGATGACGAGCGCGTGGTGTTGGAGACCGATGCCGAGCGTACGGAGCTGAGCTACGCGGATCTCGGTCCGGGTCGGGTGCAGGTCGAATTCAGCCGCCTCGACGAACTGCCCGATTCAGAAGACGTCGACGACGATGACGATGTGGAGGACGAGGAGAGGTGA
- the nusA gene encoding transcription termination factor NusA, which translates to MNIDLAALRALEREREIPFDTILAAIETALLTAYRHTEGAQPHARVEIDRKTGGALVYAQEVDAEGTVVREWDDTPHDFGRIAAMTAKQVILQRLREATDEVHFGEYVGRDGDLVTGVVQAHEARAEKGIVTVDLGKLEGVLPQSEQVPGERYNHGERIRCVVVHVAKGMRGPQITLSRTHPNLVKKLFALEVPEIADGTVEISAIAREAGHRTKIAVRSAAPGVNAKGACIGPMGQRVRAVMSELHGEKIDIIDWSDDPATFVGNALSPAKALRVEVVDLAARAARVTVPDFQLSLAIGREGQNARLAARLTGWRIDIRSDAEQSAPATRSGPDQVREPGGAVSGT; encoded by the coding sequence GTGAACATCGACCTCGCGGCGCTGCGCGCACTGGAGCGCGAGCGGGAGATCCCGTTCGACACGATCCTCGCGGCGATCGAGACCGCGCTGCTGACCGCGTACCGGCACACCGAGGGTGCCCAGCCGCACGCCCGGGTGGAGATCGACCGCAAGACCGGCGGGGCGCTGGTCTACGCCCAGGAGGTGGATGCCGAAGGCACCGTCGTGCGGGAGTGGGACGACACTCCGCACGACTTCGGCCGGATCGCGGCCATGACCGCCAAGCAGGTGATCCTCCAGCGGTTGCGGGAGGCCACCGACGAGGTGCACTTCGGTGAGTACGTCGGCCGCGACGGCGACCTGGTGACCGGGGTGGTCCAGGCGCACGAGGCGCGGGCGGAGAAGGGCATCGTCACCGTCGACCTCGGCAAGCTGGAGGGTGTGCTGCCGCAGTCCGAGCAGGTGCCCGGCGAGCGGTACAACCACGGTGAGCGGATCCGCTGCGTGGTGGTGCACGTGGCCAAGGGAATGCGCGGTCCGCAGATCACGTTGTCCCGGACGCATCCCAACCTGGTGAAGAAGCTTTTCGCCCTGGAGGTGCCGGAGATCGCCGACGGCACGGTCGAGATCAGTGCGATCGCGCGTGAGGCAGGTCACCGTACGAAGATCGCGGTGCGTTCCGCCGCACCCGGCGTCAACGCAAAGGGTGCCTGTATCGGTCCCATGGGACAGCGGGTCCGGGCGGTGATGAGCGAGTTGCACGGGGAGAAAATCGACATCATCGACTGGTCGGACGATCCGGCGACCTTCGTCGGAAACGCCCTCTCGCCAGCCAAGGCGCTGCGGGTGGAGGTGGTCGACCTGGCCGCTCGGGCGGCTCGGGTGACGGTCCCGGATTTCCAGTTGTCGCTGGCAATCGGGCGGGAAGGGCAGAATGCTCGGCTTGCCGCCCGACTGACCGGTTGGCGGATCGACATCCGGTCGGATGCGGAACAGTCCGCCCCCGCCACCCGGTCGGGACCTGATCAAGTCCGGGAACCGGGCGGCGCGGTGTCGGGCACCTAG
- a CDS encoding DUF503 domain-containing protein: MYTATAVFDLLLPGDSRSLKAKRSYVRPIVAALRRFEVSAAEVGALDLHGRAELGVAVVAAEAAHAREVLDSCERLVAGRPEIELLSVRRRLYGGDD; this comes from the coding sequence ATGTACACCGCAACCGCAGTATTCGACCTGCTGCTGCCGGGCGACTCCCGGTCGCTGAAGGCCAAGAGATCATATGTTCGGCCGATCGTGGCGGCACTGCGCCGCTTCGAGGTTTCGGCCGCCGAGGTGGGCGCGCTCGACCTGCACGGGCGGGCGGAGCTGGGCGTGGCCGTGGTGGCCGCCGAGGCGGCGCACGCCCGCGAGGTGCTCGACTCGTGCGAGCGTCTGGTGGCCGGGCGGCCGGAGATCGAACTGCTCTCGGTGCGTCGCCGGCTGTACGGCGGGGACGACTGA